A section of the Arabiibacter massiliensis genome encodes:
- a CDS encoding DMSO/selenate family reductase complex B subunit, whose product MTQYGFYFDSTRCTGCRTCEMACKDYKDLPQTMAFRRVYDYEGGGWTDAGEGAYTSDAFAYHVSLGCQHCAMPACMAKCPSGAIVKDTETGLVAIDEEKCTGAGMCVATCPYNVPVLDTEAKKGLKCDGCAERVAEGLNPVCVEACPLRALEFGDIEELRAKHAGTVAGIAPMPSPDETTPSIAILPCPAAKEPGDTTGAIANEKEVTDVPAA is encoded by the coding sequence ATGACCCAGTACGGATTCTACTTCGATAGCACCCGCTGCACGGGCTGCCGCACCTGCGAGATGGCGTGCAAGGACTACAAGGACCTGCCGCAGACCATGGCCTTCCGCCGCGTGTACGACTACGAGGGCGGCGGCTGGACGGATGCCGGCGAGGGCGCCTACACCTCCGACGCGTTCGCCTACCATGTGTCGCTGGGGTGCCAGCACTGCGCGATGCCGGCATGCATGGCCAAGTGCCCCTCGGGTGCCATCGTGAAGGACACCGAGACGGGCCTGGTGGCCATCGACGAGGAGAAGTGCACAGGTGCCGGCATGTGCGTCGCCACCTGCCCCTACAACGTGCCCGTCCTCGACACGGAGGCGAAGAAGGGCCTGAAATGCGACGGGTGCGCCGAGCGCGTGGCCGAGGGGCTCAACCCCGTCTGCGTGGAGGCGTGCCCCCTGCGCGCGCTCGAGTTCGGCGACATCGAGGAGCTGCGCGCCAAGCACGCGGGCACCGTGGCCGGCATCGCGCCGATGCCCTCGCCCGACGAGACGACGCCGTCCATCGCCATCCTGCCGTGCCCGGCGGCGAAGGAGCCCGGCGACACGACCGGGGCCATCGCCAACGAGAAAGAGGTGACGGACGTTCCCGCCGCCTAG